One genomic window of Oncorhynchus kisutch isolate 150728-3 linkage group LG24, Okis_V2, whole genome shotgun sequence includes the following:
- the LOC109869292 gene encoding receptor tyrosine-protein kinase erbB-3 isoform X1, protein MDCWQVSVLCVLFISCLQHTSSQTQEVVCPGTQNGLSSTGSQENQYNLIKDRYTGCEIIMGNLEITQIEADWDFSFLGTIREVTGYILIAMNHFRRLPLEQLRVIRGNSLYDRGFALSVFLNYPKQGSNGLQHLGLTHLTEILEGGVQIVHNRFLRYGPSVNWDDIVRDRDRANAPIDIQLNGERGPCHPSCGENCWGPDEVHCQILTKTVCAPQCNGRCFGTSPRDCCHIECAGGCSGPQDMDCFACGHFNDSRSCVPQCPQTLIYNKQTFQMETNPNAKYQYGSICVSHCPTHFVVDGSSCVSGCPPDKKEVERTGQRQCELCGGLCPKACEGTGPEHRQTVDSSNIDSFINCTKIQGSLHFLVTGILGDDYKNIPPLDPKKLEVFRSVQEITDILAIQSWPKELSDLSVFSNLTTIQGRSLHNAKRRFSLMVMHVPSITALGLRSLREISDGNVYLSNNANLCYHHTVNWTRLFTGHATRLNDIKDNRPLRECVEEGHVCDPLCSDSGCWGPGPEQCLSCRNHSRDSTCVAHCNFYTGLPREFAGPKGECVTCHPECQPQDGRDSCTGPGADECVMCVSLRDGPHCVPFCPSGVNGENGQFIFKYPNKDSYCEPCHVNCTQGCSGPGLSDCIDNTRHSTSPQITGIALGVPAALIVCLALFVLGMLYHRGLAIHRKRAMRRYLESGESFEPLGPGEKGAKVHARILRAPELKKVKVLGSGVFGTVHKGLWIPEGDSVKIPVAIKTIQDRTGRQTFTEITDHMLSMGSLDHPYIVRLLGVCPGASLQLVTQLSSQGSLLEHIRQHKDSLDPQRLLNWCVQIAKGMYYLEEHCMVHRNLAARNVMLKSDYFVQISDYGVADLLYPDDKKYVYSDSNKTPINIKWMALESILFRRYTHQSDVWSYGVTVWEMMSFGAEPYASMQPQDVPSLLEKGERLSQPHICTIDVYMVMVKCWMIDENIRPTFKELANDFIRMARDPPRYLVIKDRGEAGPEESHQRGSALANLEAGLEDQDEEGLEDGLATPPLTLSPSRTLSRLRMSSYRSSSATSQAGPVGYLPMTPGPGDNPCQLFSQRSRLNSARTLSEGSEGSGLDNELAEGVSLSGSLRRQQLRAGRDSSGSSTHHTSTTMVHRSQSAVSKSPSYRPEEEEEEEEEDHYGYVLPGVSSTPERDSLLSFPASRTSLTGRASLRGSRSFKNPLSPLATISDPTEDYELMTKQPSPLPRSPRVTSVQIEGPSTVLWRKTSPLPSPTYNTAPSPLEGDSLMQGDSPSTAAALRGSQRPAEVTDSSVAVVVSVEGEELQPLSERPDSEAALFGNRGASQGQGRPEQGAVVEYEYMDICSTVNTTDTKRPIWEGRESRAADLRTVTEEREREGGRSQDLEEEERKDEEAGEEDDVYQYTNKQPRLLRENSREVGPSPKPSLRSKPSLSPKPNLSPKPSLLPKPTLSPKPSLSPKPSLSPKPSFSPSPNPMPDGSTAMVESQVEEYEEMDAFGGDSRGSQRVDHQEAEYQNLPVLGKGRATTVEVEGGTSTRCAGLGVEGYIKACSGVGVVEPSSNTSFDNPDYWHSRLFLKADAVRT, encoded by the exons AGATTCTGGAGGGAGGCGTCCAGATCGTCCACAACAGGTTCCTGAGATATGGTCCCTCGGTGAACTGGGATGATATTGTGAGGGACAGGGATAGGGCCAATGCTCCCATTGACATCCAGCTGAACGGCGAGAGAg GGCCTTGTCACCCCTCCTGTGGGGAGAACTGCTGGGGGCCTGATGAAGTGCACTGCCAGATCT tGACGAAGACAGTGTGCGCCCCTCAGTGTAACGGTCGTTGTTTCGGGACCAGCCCCAGGGACTGCTGTCACATAGAGTGTGCAGGCGGCTGTAGTGGACCTCAGGATATGGACTGTTTT GCGTGCGGACACTTCAACGACTCCAGGTCCTGTGTGCCCCAGTGTCCCCAGACTCTGATCTACAACAAGCAGACGTTTCAGATGGAGACGAACCCCAACGCCAAGTATCAGTACGGATCCATCTGCGTCTCCCACTGCCCCA CCCACTTCGTGGTGGACGGCAGCTCCTGTGTGAGTGGCTGTCCTCCAGACAagaaggaggtggagaggacTGGTCAGAGGCAGTGTGAGCTCTGTGGAGGACTGTGCCCTAAAG CCTGTGAGGGCACAGGTCCTGAGCACAGACAAACGGTAGACTCCAGTAACATCGACAGCTTCATCAACTGCACCAAGATACAGGGCAGCCTGCACTTCCTGGTCACCGGGATTCTTGG TGATGACTATAAGAATATCCCACCTCTGGACCCTAAGAAGCTGGAGGTCTTCCGTTCTGTCCAGGagataacag ATATCCTAGCCATCCAGTCGTGGCCTAAAGAACTGTCAGATCTGTCAGTGTTCTCCAATCTTACCACCATACAGGGAAGATCTCTTCACAA CGCTAAGAG GCGCTTCTCTCTGATGGTCATGCATGTTCCATCCATCACCGCTCTGGGTCTGCGTTCCCTGAGAGAGATCAGTGACGGCAACGTGTACCTCAGTAATAACGCCAACCTGTGCTACCACCACACAGTCAACTGGACACGCCTGTTCACCGGGCACGCCACACGCCTCAACGACATCAAGGACAACAGGCCTCTCAGAGAGTGTG TTGAGGAGGGCCACGTGTGTGACCCGCTGTGTTCAGACTCAGGCTGCTGGGGCCCGGGGCCCGAACAGTGTCTCTCCTGCAGGAACCACAGCCGAGACTCTACCTGTGTGGCACACTGCAACTTCTACACAGG TCTGCCTAGAGAGTTTGCGGGGCCTAAGGGGGAGTGTGTCACCTGTCATCCAGAGTGTCAGCCGCAGGACGGGAGGGACAGCTGTACTGGACcg gGAGctgatgagtgtgtgatgtgtgtcaGTCTGAGAGATGGTCCTCACTGTGTGCCCTTCTGCCCCAGTGGGGTAAACGGAGAGAACGGGCAGTTCATCTTCAAATACCCCAACAAGGACAGCTACTGTGAGCCCTGCCATGTCAACTGCACACaggg GTGTTCGGGTCCAGGATTGAGTGACTGCATAGACAACACTAGACACTCCACTAG CCCTCAGATCACAGGTATAGCGTTGGGAGTGCCGGCTGCCCTCATAGTCTGCCTGGCATTGTTTGTGTTGGGCATGCTGTACCACCGTGGCCTGGCCATCCACAGGAAGAGAGCCATGAGGAGGTACCTGGAAAGTGGAGAG agTTTTGAGCCGCTGGGGCCAGGAGAGAAGGGAGCCAAGGTTCATGCCCGGATCCTGAGGGCCCCAGAGCTGAAAAAGGTCAAAGTCCTGGGCTCTGGAGTGTTTGGCACCGTACACAAAGGCCTGTGGATCCCTGAGGGAGACTCCGTGAAGATTCCTGTAGCCATTAAGACCATCCAGGACCGCACAGGCAGACAGACTTTCACTGAGATCACCGAT CACATGTTGTCCATGGGCAGTCTGGACCACCCCTACATCGTCAGGCTCTTAGGTGTCTGCCCAGGTGCCAGTCTCCAGCTGGTCACCCAGCTCAGCAGCCAGGGGTCCTTACTGGAGCACATCAGGCAACACAAAGACAGCCTGGACCCGCAGAGACTGCTCAACTGGTGTGTGCAGATAGCTAAG GGCATGTACTACCTAGAGGAGCACTGTATGGTGCACAGGAATCTGGCTGCGAGGAACGTGATGCTGAAAAGTGATTATTTCGTCCAGATTTCTGACTATGGCGTGGCTGACTTGCTCTATCCCGATGACAAGAAATATGTCTACAGTGACAGCAACAAG ACTCCCATAAACATCAAATGGATGGCCCTGGAGAGTATCCTGTTCCGGAGATACACTCATCAGAGTGACGTCTGGAGTTACG GAGTGACAGTCTGGGAGATGATGTCATTTGGGGCAGAGCCCTACGCCTCCATGCAGCCACAGGACGTGCCCAGTCTACTGGAGAAGGGAGAGCGTCTGTCCCAGCCCCACATCTGCACCATAGACGTGTACATGGTCATGGTTAAGT GCTGGATGATTGACGAGAATATTCGACCAACCTTCAAAGAACTGGCCAATGACTTTATTCGCATGGCAAGAGACCCGCCTCGCTACCTTGTCATCAAG GACAGAGGAGAGGCGGGGCCAGAAGAATCCCACCAACGGGGATCAGCGCTTGCCAATTTGGAAGCGGGCCTGGAGGACCAGGATGAAGAGGGATTGGAGGACGGTTTGgccactcctcctctcaccttgtcCCCATCCAGGACTCTCTCTCGTTTGAGGATGAGCTCATACAGG AGTTCCAGTGCGACCTCTCAGGCTGGACCAGTAGGGTACCTACCCATGACCCCCGGCCCTGGAGATAACCCCTGTCAG CTGTTCTCCCAGCGGTCTCGTCTGAACTCAGCTCGGACGCTGTCGGAAGGGTCAGAGGGCAGTGGCCTGGACAATGAGCTGGCAGAGGGAGTGTCACTGAGTGGCAGCCTGCGCAGGCAGCAGCTCAGGGCTGGCAGGGACAGTAGTGGCAGTAGTACCCACCACACCTCCACCACCATGGTGCATAGGAGCCAATCTGCAGTCTCAAAGTCACCCTCCTACAggcctgaggaggaggaggaggaggaggaggaggaccactATGGATATGTACTGCCTGGAGTATCGAGCACTcctgagagag ATTCTCTCCTGTCTTTCCCAGCCTCCAGAACTTCTCTCACAGGTAGAGCATCTCTTAGGGGCTCTAGGAGCTTCAAGAATCCACTGTCACCATTGGCAACCATCTCAGACCCCACCGAGGACTATGAGTTGATGACCAAACAGCCGTCCCCTCTGCCCCGCTCCCCCAGAGTCACCTCTGTACAGATAGAAGGGCCTTCAACTGTCCTATGGAGGAaaacctctcctctgccctcccctaccTACAATACAGCACCCTCACCACTAGAGGGGGACTCACTGATGCAAGGGGACTCTCCAAGCACTGCAGCTGCTCTGAGGGGAAGCCAGAGGCCAGCAGAGGTCACTGACAGTTCTGTGGCTGTAGTTGTatcagtagagggagaggagctgCAGCCTCTGTCTGAGAGGCCTGACAGTGAAGCTGCTTTGTTTGGCAACCGAGGGGCCTCTCAGGGTCAGGGGAGGCCAGAGCAGGGGGCAGTAGTGGAGTATGAATACATGGACATCTGCAGCACCGTGAAcaccacagacacaaagagaccCATCTGGGAGGGGCGTGAGAGCCGAGCAGCAGACTTGAGGACAGTGAcagaagaacgagagagagaaggaggaaggagtCAAGACCTagaggaggaagaaaggaaggaTGAGGAAGctggagaggaggatgatgtTTACCAGTATACTAATAAACAACCCAGACTCCTCCGAGAGAACAGCCGAGAGGTGGGTCCCAGCCCCAAGCCCAGCCTCCGCTCCaaacccagcctcagccccaagCCCAACCTCAGCCCCAAGCCCAGCCTCCTCCCCAAGCCCACTCTTAGCCCCaagcccagcctcagccccaagCCCAGCCTCAGCCCAAAACCCAGCttcagccccagccctaacccaatGCCAGATGGCTCCACAGCTATGGTAGAGAGCCAGGTGGAGGAGTATGAAGAGATGGATGCCTTTGGAGGGGACTCCAGGGGCTCCCAGCGAGTGGACCACCAGGAGGCAGAGTACCAGAACCTCCCAGTGCTAGGGAAGGGGAGGGCCACCACAGTTGAGGTGGAGGGGGGTACGAGCACCAGGTGTGCCGGActgggggtggaggggtacaTCAAAGCGTGCTCCGGTGTGGGAGTGGTAGAGCCGAGCAGCAACACATCATTTGACAACCCTGACTACTGGCACAGCAGACTGTTCCTCAAGGCAGATGCTGTGCGCACATAA
- the LOC109869292 gene encoding receptor tyrosine-protein kinase erbB-3 isoform X2 yields the protein MDCWQVSVLCVLFISCLQHTSSQTQEVVCPGTQNGLSSTGSQENQYNLIKDRYTGCEIIMGNLEITQIEADWDFSFLGTIREVTGYILIAMNHFRRLPLEQLRVIRGNSLYDRGFALSVFLNYPKQGSNGLQHLGLTHLTEILEGGVQIVHNRFLRYGPSVNWDDIVRDRDRANAPIDIQLNGERGPCHPSCGENCWGPDEVHCQILTKTVCAPQCNGRCFGTSPRDCCHIECAGGCSGPQDMDCFACGHFNDSRSCVPQCPQTLIYNKQTFQMETNPNAKYQYGSICVSHCPTHFVVDGSSCVSGCPPDKKEVERTGQRQCELCGGLCPKACEGTGPEHRQTVDSSNIDSFINCTKIQGSLHFLVTGILGDDYKNIPPLDPKKLEVFRSVQEITDILAIQSWPKELSDLSVFSNLTTIQGRSLHKRFSLMVMHVPSITALGLRSLREISDGNVYLSNNANLCYHHTVNWTRLFTGHATRLNDIKDNRPLRECVEEGHVCDPLCSDSGCWGPGPEQCLSCRNHSRDSTCVAHCNFYTGLPREFAGPKGECVTCHPECQPQDGRDSCTGPGADECVMCVSLRDGPHCVPFCPSGVNGENGQFIFKYPNKDSYCEPCHVNCTQGCSGPGLSDCIDNTRHSTSPQITGIALGVPAALIVCLALFVLGMLYHRGLAIHRKRAMRRYLESGESFEPLGPGEKGAKVHARILRAPELKKVKVLGSGVFGTVHKGLWIPEGDSVKIPVAIKTIQDRTGRQTFTEITDHMLSMGSLDHPYIVRLLGVCPGASLQLVTQLSSQGSLLEHIRQHKDSLDPQRLLNWCVQIAKGMYYLEEHCMVHRNLAARNVMLKSDYFVQISDYGVADLLYPDDKKYVYSDSNKTPINIKWMALESILFRRYTHQSDVWSYGVTVWEMMSFGAEPYASMQPQDVPSLLEKGERLSQPHICTIDVYMVMVKCWMIDENIRPTFKELANDFIRMARDPPRYLVIKDRGEAGPEESHQRGSALANLEAGLEDQDEEGLEDGLATPPLTLSPSRTLSRLRMSSYRSSSATSQAGPVGYLPMTPGPGDNPCQLFSQRSRLNSARTLSEGSEGSGLDNELAEGVSLSGSLRRQQLRAGRDSSGSSTHHTSTTMVHRSQSAVSKSPSYRPEEEEEEEEEDHYGYVLPGVSSTPERDSLLSFPASRTSLTGRASLRGSRSFKNPLSPLATISDPTEDYELMTKQPSPLPRSPRVTSVQIEGPSTVLWRKTSPLPSPTYNTAPSPLEGDSLMQGDSPSTAAALRGSQRPAEVTDSSVAVVVSVEGEELQPLSERPDSEAALFGNRGASQGQGRPEQGAVVEYEYMDICSTVNTTDTKRPIWEGRESRAADLRTVTEEREREGGRSQDLEEEERKDEEAGEEDDVYQYTNKQPRLLRENSREVGPSPKPSLRSKPSLSPKPNLSPKPSLLPKPTLSPKPSLSPKPSLSPKPSFSPSPNPMPDGSTAMVESQVEEYEEMDAFGGDSRGSQRVDHQEAEYQNLPVLGKGRATTVEVEGGTSTRCAGLGVEGYIKACSGVGVVEPSSNTSFDNPDYWHSRLFLKADAVRT from the exons AGATTCTGGAGGGAGGCGTCCAGATCGTCCACAACAGGTTCCTGAGATATGGTCCCTCGGTGAACTGGGATGATATTGTGAGGGACAGGGATAGGGCCAATGCTCCCATTGACATCCAGCTGAACGGCGAGAGAg GGCCTTGTCACCCCTCCTGTGGGGAGAACTGCTGGGGGCCTGATGAAGTGCACTGCCAGATCT tGACGAAGACAGTGTGCGCCCCTCAGTGTAACGGTCGTTGTTTCGGGACCAGCCCCAGGGACTGCTGTCACATAGAGTGTGCAGGCGGCTGTAGTGGACCTCAGGATATGGACTGTTTT GCGTGCGGACACTTCAACGACTCCAGGTCCTGTGTGCCCCAGTGTCCCCAGACTCTGATCTACAACAAGCAGACGTTTCAGATGGAGACGAACCCCAACGCCAAGTATCAGTACGGATCCATCTGCGTCTCCCACTGCCCCA CCCACTTCGTGGTGGACGGCAGCTCCTGTGTGAGTGGCTGTCCTCCAGACAagaaggaggtggagaggacTGGTCAGAGGCAGTGTGAGCTCTGTGGAGGACTGTGCCCTAAAG CCTGTGAGGGCACAGGTCCTGAGCACAGACAAACGGTAGACTCCAGTAACATCGACAGCTTCATCAACTGCACCAAGATACAGGGCAGCCTGCACTTCCTGGTCACCGGGATTCTTGG TGATGACTATAAGAATATCCCACCTCTGGACCCTAAGAAGCTGGAGGTCTTCCGTTCTGTCCAGGagataacag ATATCCTAGCCATCCAGTCGTGGCCTAAAGAACTGTCAGATCTGTCAGTGTTCTCCAATCTTACCACCATACAGGGAAGATCTCTTCACAA GCGCTTCTCTCTGATGGTCATGCATGTTCCATCCATCACCGCTCTGGGTCTGCGTTCCCTGAGAGAGATCAGTGACGGCAACGTGTACCTCAGTAATAACGCCAACCTGTGCTACCACCACACAGTCAACTGGACACGCCTGTTCACCGGGCACGCCACACGCCTCAACGACATCAAGGACAACAGGCCTCTCAGAGAGTGTG TTGAGGAGGGCCACGTGTGTGACCCGCTGTGTTCAGACTCAGGCTGCTGGGGCCCGGGGCCCGAACAGTGTCTCTCCTGCAGGAACCACAGCCGAGACTCTACCTGTGTGGCACACTGCAACTTCTACACAGG TCTGCCTAGAGAGTTTGCGGGGCCTAAGGGGGAGTGTGTCACCTGTCATCCAGAGTGTCAGCCGCAGGACGGGAGGGACAGCTGTACTGGACcg gGAGctgatgagtgtgtgatgtgtgtcaGTCTGAGAGATGGTCCTCACTGTGTGCCCTTCTGCCCCAGTGGGGTAAACGGAGAGAACGGGCAGTTCATCTTCAAATACCCCAACAAGGACAGCTACTGTGAGCCCTGCCATGTCAACTGCACACaggg GTGTTCGGGTCCAGGATTGAGTGACTGCATAGACAACACTAGACACTCCACTAG CCCTCAGATCACAGGTATAGCGTTGGGAGTGCCGGCTGCCCTCATAGTCTGCCTGGCATTGTTTGTGTTGGGCATGCTGTACCACCGTGGCCTGGCCATCCACAGGAAGAGAGCCATGAGGAGGTACCTGGAAAGTGGAGAG agTTTTGAGCCGCTGGGGCCAGGAGAGAAGGGAGCCAAGGTTCATGCCCGGATCCTGAGGGCCCCAGAGCTGAAAAAGGTCAAAGTCCTGGGCTCTGGAGTGTTTGGCACCGTACACAAAGGCCTGTGGATCCCTGAGGGAGACTCCGTGAAGATTCCTGTAGCCATTAAGACCATCCAGGACCGCACAGGCAGACAGACTTTCACTGAGATCACCGAT CACATGTTGTCCATGGGCAGTCTGGACCACCCCTACATCGTCAGGCTCTTAGGTGTCTGCCCAGGTGCCAGTCTCCAGCTGGTCACCCAGCTCAGCAGCCAGGGGTCCTTACTGGAGCACATCAGGCAACACAAAGACAGCCTGGACCCGCAGAGACTGCTCAACTGGTGTGTGCAGATAGCTAAG GGCATGTACTACCTAGAGGAGCACTGTATGGTGCACAGGAATCTGGCTGCGAGGAACGTGATGCTGAAAAGTGATTATTTCGTCCAGATTTCTGACTATGGCGTGGCTGACTTGCTCTATCCCGATGACAAGAAATATGTCTACAGTGACAGCAACAAG ACTCCCATAAACATCAAATGGATGGCCCTGGAGAGTATCCTGTTCCGGAGATACACTCATCAGAGTGACGTCTGGAGTTACG GAGTGACAGTCTGGGAGATGATGTCATTTGGGGCAGAGCCCTACGCCTCCATGCAGCCACAGGACGTGCCCAGTCTACTGGAGAAGGGAGAGCGTCTGTCCCAGCCCCACATCTGCACCATAGACGTGTACATGGTCATGGTTAAGT GCTGGATGATTGACGAGAATATTCGACCAACCTTCAAAGAACTGGCCAATGACTTTATTCGCATGGCAAGAGACCCGCCTCGCTACCTTGTCATCAAG GACAGAGGAGAGGCGGGGCCAGAAGAATCCCACCAACGGGGATCAGCGCTTGCCAATTTGGAAGCGGGCCTGGAGGACCAGGATGAAGAGGGATTGGAGGACGGTTTGgccactcctcctctcaccttgtcCCCATCCAGGACTCTCTCTCGTTTGAGGATGAGCTCATACAGG AGTTCCAGTGCGACCTCTCAGGCTGGACCAGTAGGGTACCTACCCATGACCCCCGGCCCTGGAGATAACCCCTGTCAG CTGTTCTCCCAGCGGTCTCGTCTGAACTCAGCTCGGACGCTGTCGGAAGGGTCAGAGGGCAGTGGCCTGGACAATGAGCTGGCAGAGGGAGTGTCACTGAGTGGCAGCCTGCGCAGGCAGCAGCTCAGGGCTGGCAGGGACAGTAGTGGCAGTAGTACCCACCACACCTCCACCACCATGGTGCATAGGAGCCAATCTGCAGTCTCAAAGTCACCCTCCTACAggcctgaggaggaggaggaggaggaggaggaggaccactATGGATATGTACTGCCTGGAGTATCGAGCACTcctgagagag ATTCTCTCCTGTCTTTCCCAGCCTCCAGAACTTCTCTCACAGGTAGAGCATCTCTTAGGGGCTCTAGGAGCTTCAAGAATCCACTGTCACCATTGGCAACCATCTCAGACCCCACCGAGGACTATGAGTTGATGACCAAACAGCCGTCCCCTCTGCCCCGCTCCCCCAGAGTCACCTCTGTACAGATAGAAGGGCCTTCAACTGTCCTATGGAGGAaaacctctcctctgccctcccctaccTACAATACAGCACCCTCACCACTAGAGGGGGACTCACTGATGCAAGGGGACTCTCCAAGCACTGCAGCTGCTCTGAGGGGAAGCCAGAGGCCAGCAGAGGTCACTGACAGTTCTGTGGCTGTAGTTGTatcagtagagggagaggagctgCAGCCTCTGTCTGAGAGGCCTGACAGTGAAGCTGCTTTGTTTGGCAACCGAGGGGCCTCTCAGGGTCAGGGGAGGCCAGAGCAGGGGGCAGTAGTGGAGTATGAATACATGGACATCTGCAGCACCGTGAAcaccacagacacaaagagaccCATCTGGGAGGGGCGTGAGAGCCGAGCAGCAGACTTGAGGACAGTGAcagaagaacgagagagagaaggaggaaggagtCAAGACCTagaggaggaagaaaggaaggaTGAGGAAGctggagaggaggatgatgtTTACCAGTATACTAATAAACAACCCAGACTCCTCCGAGAGAACAGCCGAGAGGTGGGTCCCAGCCCCAAGCCCAGCCTCCGCTCCaaacccagcctcagccccaagCCCAACCTCAGCCCCAAGCCCAGCCTCCTCCCCAAGCCCACTCTTAGCCCCaagcccagcctcagccccaagCCCAGCCTCAGCCCAAAACCCAGCttcagccccagccctaacccaatGCCAGATGGCTCCACAGCTATGGTAGAGAGCCAGGTGGAGGAGTATGAAGAGATGGATGCCTTTGGAGGGGACTCCAGGGGCTCCCAGCGAGTGGACCACCAGGAGGCAGAGTACCAGAACCTCCCAGTGCTAGGGAAGGGGAGGGCCACCACAGTTGAGGTGGAGGGGGGTACGAGCACCAGGTGTGCCGGActgggggtggaggggtacaTCAAAGCGTGCTCCGGTGTGGGAGTGGTAGAGCCGAGCAGCAACACATCATTTGACAACCCTGACTACTGGCACAGCAGACTGTTCCTCAAGGCAGATGCTGTGCGCACATAA